In Parasteatoda tepidariorum isolate YZ-2023 chromosome 2, CAS_Ptep_4.0, whole genome shotgun sequence, one DNA window encodes the following:
- the LOC107443154 gene encoding 18S rRNA (guanine-N(7))-methyltransferase, translated as MSTHRPEHVAPPEIFYSEAEAKKYTSNSRMIEIQMQMSERAIELLALPDDQPCFILDIGCGSGLSGEALDDQGHYWAGVDISKAMLDVAKEREVEGDVILGDMGQGLCFRAGTFDGAISISALQWLCNADKRTHKPAKRLQAFFTSLYACLSRGARAVFQFYPENSEQIELVTQQAMKSGFGGGLVVDFPNSTKAKKYFLVLLTGGPQKLPAALGTEEAPQNHIKYEKTRMKFNKHKSVKSSKEWILQKKERRRRQGKEVRADTKYTGRKRSGRF; from the exons cTCTCGTATGATTGAGATTCAAATGCAGATGTCTGAACGAGCTATAGAACTACTTGCATTACCAGATGATCagccttgttttattttagacatTGG ctgTGGTTCTGGCTTAAGTGGTGAAGCGTTAGATGATCAAGGTCATTATTGGGCTGGAGTAGATATCAGTAAAGCCATGCTTG aCGTTGCTAAAGAACGAGAGGTTGAGGGTGATGTTATTTTAGGAGATATGGGACAAGGTTTATGCTTTAGGGCTGGAACATTCGATGGAGCTATcag TATCTCTGCTCTTCAGTGGTTATGTAATGCTGATAAACGAACACATAAACCTGCAAAGCGTCTCCAAGCCTTCTTTACTTCATTATATGCATGTTTg aGTAGAGGAGCTCGAGCAGTCTTTCAATTCTATCCAGAAAATAGTGAACAG ATTGAACTAGTAACACAGCAAGCTATGAAATCTGGTTTTGGTGGAGGGCTAGTTGTAGATTTTCCTAACAGTACCAAGGCTAAAAA GTATTTCCTTGTCCTATTGACTGGTGGGCCTCAAAAACTGCCAGCTGCTTTAGGAACTGAAGAGGCTCcacaaaatcatattaaatatgaaaaaactag aatgaaatttaataaacacaAATCAGTGAAAAGCTCTAAAGAGTGGATTCtgcaaaagaaagaaagacgGAGACGACAAGGAAA gGAAGTTCGTGCAGACACCAAATATACTGGAAGAAAGAGATCCGgtagattttaa